GACTGCGCCACCGGCGAGCACGCAACCGGTTCGGATTCGCAACGACGGGATGCTTCGCGCGGCACCGTGCCTTTCGGACATTATTTATTCGCCAGCACCGGCTCGGGGATCTCGGCGCTGACATCCCCGGGGTGCGCCGACGCCGAACGGTCGTGATTGATCATCGCCACGGCGACAGCGGCGATCACCGCGGGAATCGCGATCGCAATGAAGTTCTGCTGCAGCGGCAGTGCACTGGCCACCAGCGCGCCGATCACGATTGGCGCCAGGATCGCGCCGCTGCGGCCGACGCCCGATGCAAAGCCGATGCCGGTGGAGCGGATCGCCATCGGATAGAACTGACCCACGTATGCGTAGGTCACGATCTGCGTGCCGATCGTCGAGGCACCGGCCAGGCCGACGACGAGAAACAGCGCCGCGGTCGGCATCTTGACCCCGAGCAGGGTAATCGAAATCGCCGCCAGCACGTACATCGAGAACAGCACCCACTTGATGTGGAACCTGTCCGCGAGCCAGCCACCGCCCACGGCGCCGATCATTGCGCCAAAGTTCAGCACCAGCACGAAGGTCAGCGCCGACCCGAGGCTGTAGCCGGCGCTGGCCATCAGCTTGGTCAGCCACGAACTGAGCGCGTAGACCATGAACAGGCACATGAAGAACGCAACCCAGAACATCACCGTGCTGAAGCCGCGACCGTCATGGAAGAGGTGACGCACCGGCGCGCTGCTGGCCTTGTCCTGTGTGGGAAGCGCGAAATGGTCGCTCGCCACCGGCCGGAAGCTGGGCTCCAGGCGCGCGACGATGGCCTTCAGCTCGTCGTGTCGGCCCCGGGCCAACAGAAACGGCATCGACTCGGGTAGCGACTTAAGGATGATCGGAATCAGCACCACGGGCAGGCCCGCCGCGAGAAACACCGACGACCAGCCGTAGGTTTCGATCAAGCCCTTGCCGAGCAGCGCGGCTAGCATGCCGCCTACCGCGTAGCCGCTGAACATCAGCGTCACCAGGGTCGCGCGGATCTTTTTGGGCGAATACTCGGTCATCTGCGCGACCACGTTAGGCATAACGCCGCCGATACCCAGGCCGGCCAGAAAGCGCATGACGCTGAATGTCAGCGGATCATGGGTCAGGCCCGCGGCGGCGGTGAACACGCTGAACAACACGACGCAGATCGAAATAGTCCAGCGGCGGCCGATGCGGTCGGCAAGGGTACCCAGGAAGATCGCGCCAAACATCATGCCGAACAGCGCCGAGCTGACCATGAAGCCGGCCTGGGTGGGTTCGATGCCCATTTCCTGCATGATCGACGGCAGCGCGATGCCTGCTACGGCCAGGTCGTAGCCGTCGAAAACAATGATGAGTGCGCACCAGAAAAGAACGAGGCCATGAAAGCCGTTGAATTTGGCTTCGTCGGCGATCTTGTGAACGTCGATCTGTCGCATGAGGTGTCTCCTGGGTGGCTCGGCCGAGGTCGTCGCCGCCCGGAAGTGCCGGGCCGGATGAGGCGGCATAGGCGTATTTGGATGACGCCGACGCCAGCATGTCGCACAGTTCGACCTTCGGCGCGAAATATCTCCACGCGAATAACCAAATCGCGTCACTTTCGGCCACTATGGGCTGCGGATAACGGTGCGGACACTCCGCGCATAGTCGACCGCCTCGTTACGGTAACAAACGTCTTCATCCCGACCGTGCACGACCTGCATCTCCAATTCACATACCTAGCCCGGGAGCCGCCACCATGTACGACTTGCTGATTGAAAACGCCCGCATCGTCGATGGCACCGGCGCGCCGGCTTACTCCGGCAGCCTGGCGGTCAAGGACGGCCGCATCGTCGCCATGGGATCAATCCACAGCCGCGAGGCACGCCAGACCATCGACGCTCGCGGCCAAGTGCTGGCGCCCGGTTTCGTGGACCCGCACACCCATTACGACGCGCAAATTGCCTGGGATGCTCTGCTCACGCCCTCGGCCGAGCACGGCGTCACCACCGTGGTGATGGGCAACTGCGGGGTCGGCTTGGCCCCGGTGCGCAGCGACATGCGCGAGTTCCTGATGGGCGACCTGGTCAACGTCGAGGGCATCCCACAGCAGGTGATGGAAGCCGGCATCCAGTGGCAGTGGGAGCATTTCGGCGACTACATGGGTGCCATGGACCGGCGTGGTCTGGGTATCAACGTGGCGCCGCTGGTGGCGATGACGCCGCTGCGCCACTACGCCATGGGAGCGGACTCGCTCAGCCGCGCCGCCAACAACCGTGAAATCGCCGCCATGACAGCGGCCTTTTCCGGCGCCATGGAAGCCGGCGCCTTTGGCTACTCGACCACCCGCGAGGGTGTACACGTCGGTTATCAGGGCAAGCCCGTGGCCTGCCGCAACGCCAGCGCCGACGAGCACCGCGCCCTGTGCAGCGTGCTGCGCAAAGCCGGCCGCGGCAACGTGGAGCTCACCTTGAAGCTCGGCGGCGTGGTCAGCACCGAAGAACATGAATTCCTGGAATTGCTGGTGCGCGAGAGCACCCGACCGGTGACTTGGCTGGCAGTGGTCAACGCTGCCGAGCAACCGAGCTCCTACGAAGAACGCATGTCCGCCGTGGCTGACCTGACGTCCTGGGACATGGCCGTGCCGCAGACCACCTGCCGGCCGCTGCGCTTTCAGCTGAACCTCGCCAACCCCTACATTCTTGGTGTATTTCCGACCTGGCAACCGGTAATGCGCCTGTCGCGCGAGGAAAAACTCGCGCGCTACGCCGACCCGGCGTTTCGCCAGTCCTTCCGCGACGATCTTAAGAATATCCCGGCCTTCGGGAAGGACATCTGGAGTCGTTTCTACGTGCTCGACGGCGTCAGCGACCAGGCACGATCCCTGGCAAGGCAGGGCAGCAGTCTGCGTGAAGTGGCCGACCAGCGCGGGCGCGACCCGATGGACATGCTGGTCGAGATCGCGGTCGAGGACCAGCTGCGTACCACCTTCGACATGGTGGCCCTGAACTACGACGCTGC
The nucleotide sequence above comes from Immundisolibacter sp.. Encoded proteins:
- a CDS encoding MFS transporter is translated as MRQIDVHKIADEAKFNGFHGLVLFWCALIIVFDGYDLAVAGIALPSIMQEMGIEPTQAGFMVSSALFGMMFGAIFLGTLADRIGRRWTISICVVLFSVFTAAAGLTHDPLTFSVMRFLAGLGIGGVMPNVVAQMTEYSPKKIRATLVTLMFSGYAVGGMLAALLGKGLIETYGWSSVFLAAGLPVVLIPIILKSLPESMPFLLARGRHDELKAIVARLEPSFRPVASDHFALPTQDKASSAPVRHLFHDGRGFSTVMFWVAFFMCLFMVYALSSWLTKLMASAGYSLGSALTFVLVLNFGAMIGAVGGGWLADRFHIKWVLFSMYVLAAISITLLGVKMPTAALFLVVGLAGASTIGTQIVTYAYVGQFYPMAIRSTGIGFASGVGRSGAILAPIVIGALVASALPLQQNFIAIAIPAVIAAVAVAMINHDRSASAHPGDVSAEIPEPVLANK
- a CDS encoding amidohydrolase family protein is translated as MYDLLIENARIVDGTGAPAYSGSLAVKDGRIVAMGSIHSREARQTIDARGQVLAPGFVDPHTHYDAQIAWDALLTPSAEHGVTTVVMGNCGVGLAPVRSDMREFLMGDLVNVEGIPQQVMEAGIQWQWEHFGDYMGAMDRRGLGINVAPLVAMTPLRHYAMGADSLSRAANNREIAAMTAAFSGAMEAGAFGYSTTREGVHVGYQGKPVACRNASADEHRALCSVLRKAGRGNVELTLKLGGVVSTEEHEFLELLVRESTRPVTWLAVVNAAEQPSSYEERMSAVADLTSWDMAVPQTTCRPLRFQLNLANPYILGVFPTWQPVMRLSREEKLARYADPAFRQSFRDDLKNIPAFGKDIWSRFYVLDGVSDQARSLARQGSSLREVADQRGRDPMDMLVEIAVEDQLRTTFDMVALNYDAADTIPLVTDDRLLIGLSDAGAHVDMLCDAGYSTHLLQRWVRETGALTLEQGVQKLTSIPAQFFGIHDRGVLAVGKAADLVIFDSATVGCGDKEWAHDLPGGGRRFVTRSSGIRATIVAGEVLFENGGYRAGVRKGRMLRSYDA